CAACATCAATATACAATCTATTTTGATTTTGTTCTATGTATCCGGATTTTACAATACATTCTGCAAAAGGAAGAGCACTTCCATCTCCTACGGGTGGTTCATTTGCACTTAACTCAATTCTGCAATTATCAATTTCCATTCCTACTAATGCGGATAATACATGTTCTACAGTATGAACACTTGCTTCGTCTTTTGTTAATGTTGTGCCTCTTGAAATATCAGTAACGAAATCTACATCAGCTGGAATTTCTTTAAAATCAGGTAAATCTTTTCTAACGAATACATAGCCAGTATCTATATCAGACGGACAAAAAGTAATTGTTGATAAATTTCCCGTATGTAGTCCTACACCCTCAAAACTTACTTGGTTTGCAATGGTTCTTTGTTTTGCTCTCATAAAATAAAAATTAATTAGGGCAAATTTAAGATAAATTTGTTGTTGTTTTGGTATTAAGTTGTTAAGTAATTAAATACTGATCTATCTTCTAAATTACTTACTAAAAAGTCTGGGTTATAATCTTTTAATTGTTCAAGACTTAAACCACCTGTAGCAACAGCCAAACTTTTTAAATTATTTACTTTAGCACATTCAATATCTCTAAAAGAGTCACCTATAATAATAATGTTTTCATTTGTAAATTTATGACCCCATTTTCTTTCAGCTCTACTTATTGCAATGGGAGGTAAATCATTTCTAACTGATGAATCAGAGCCAAATGCGCCTACAGAGAAGTATTGATTTAAATCATAAGGAGATAATTTATGAAATACAGATCCTTCTAAATTACCTGTAACTAAACCAATTTTAACGTTCTTATTTTTTGATAAATCATTTATCAGTTTTTTAATTCCTGGAAGCAAAGTAACATTTTTAACAGTTAATACTTCTTTCCATTTGTTTACTAAACAGGTTTCTAAATCGAATAAAATATTTGATATTTTAATTTTAGTTAATCCAATTTCTACACCATATTCAAAGAATATTTGTCTATCAGTTTTACCATGTAATTCTAATTCTAATGTATCAGGTATTGTAATTTTATTAACTTTATAAAAAACATCTTTGATTACTTTATGAATTAGAGAATATTTAACTCTAATCAAAGTTCCATCAATATCAAACAACAATAACTTCATTTTGAAAATTAAATTATAAAAAAGCAAAATTATAAACAAAAATTTTATAACTATACCTTACAAATATGTAAATACTTAATTAATTTTTTTTAAACATTGAATCTGAAAAACAGAACATCCCCATCTTTTACAATGTATTCTTTTCCTTCAATTCTATATAGTCCTTTTTCTTTTACTGCTTGTTCACTTCCTAGTCTTTTTAAATCATCGAAACTTTGTGTTTCAGCTCTTATAAATCCCTTTTGAAAATCTGAATGGATTACGCCAGCTGCTTCTGGAGCAGTAGATCCAGCCCTTAAAGTCCAAGCTCTACATTCCTTTACTCCAGCAGTAAAGTATGTGATTAGTCCTAAAAGATCATAACCTTTTCTAATTATTCCATTTAGTCCTGATTCCTTTAAGCCCAATGATTCAAGAAAATCTTTACGTTCATTAGAGTCTAATTCAGCAATTTCAGATTCTATTTTTGCACAAACAGGAACTACAGCAAAACCCCTTTCATCTGCTAATTTTTTACTGCATCTATATACTTATTTCCATTATTAAGTCCATTTTCATCTGTATTAGCAATATACATAACTGGTTTATCGGTTAATAGAAAATAAGTTTTAATAAACTTATCTTCCTCTAAATTCCTCTCAAATAATTTTGCAAGTTTTCCTTCGCCAATATGTTTTAACAAACGTTCGGTTAATTCAATTTCAAACAAAACATCTTTATCATTTGTTTTAATCTTTTTCTTACAAGCTTCAATTTTTTTCTCAACACTTTCATAATCCTTAAGTAATAATTCAGTTTCAATTGTACTAATATCTCTTATTGGATCAATATTATCATCAACATGAATTACATTTTCCTCATCAAAACATCTAACAACATGAGCTATTGCATCTGTTGTTCTTACATGACCAAGGAATTGATTACCTAATCCTTCCCCTTGTGAAGCACCTCTAACCAAACCAGCAATATCAACAAATTCAATTGTTGTAGGAATTTCTTTTTGGGTTTGAAAGCAATTCGAAAGCCATTCTAATCTTTCATCTGGTACTGGAACAACTCCAGTGTTTGGTTCTATTGTGCAAAAAGGATAATTTTCAGCAGCGATTCCTGCACAAGTTAAAGCATTAAATAAAGTGGACTTCCCAACGTTAGGAAGCCCAACAATTCCACAAGAAAAACCCATTTATTTA
Above is a window of Chlorobiota bacterium DNA encoding:
- a CDS encoding HAD hydrolase-like protein; amino-acid sequence: MKLLLFDIDGTLIRVKYSLIHKVIKDVFYKVNKITIPDTLELELHGKTDRQIFFEYGVEIGLTKIKISNILFDLETCLVNKWKEVLTVKNVTLLPGIKKLINDLSKNKNVKIGLVTGNLEGSVFHKLSPYDLNQYFSVGAFGSDSSVRNDLPPIAISRAERKWGHKFTNENIIIIGDSFRDIECAKVNNLKSLAVATGGLSLEQLKDYNPDFLVSNLEDRSVFNYLTT